The Chitinophaga niabensis genome segment TTCTTCTCGCCTCCGCCACTTTCTCAATGATGTTGGCATCTGCGATACCTTGCCTTTCTGTAGCCTCTGCTTTGGCAATCATTACTTCAGCTTCAGACAAACCTACAGCAGCTTCTTCCCTCGCCTGCGCTTCCGCCAGCATTTTGCGGGCTTCTGCTTCCTTGATGGCTGATTCTTTCTTCGCTTCCGCGTCGATCACCATTTGTTTGGCTTTTTCTTCTGCCGCTTTCTTTTCAGCTTCGGCAGCTTTCACCGTGTAGATCAGTTTTTCTTCCGCCTGCTGGGTGGCTTTAGTGATACCTACTGTTTTCTCACGTTCAACACCACGGAAGGCTTCCAGGTCTTTTACACCCTGTTGTTCTTCCACCACACCTTTCTCCAGGCGTACGCGGTCGCGGATCACGTCCTGGATATTTTTGCGTTCCACCTCCAGGGTTTTCTCCTTTTCGATCTGCGCCAATGTTACAATTTTCTCACGCTCAGTGGCTTCCAGGGCGCGGTCTTTCTCCACTCTTTCTGTTTCTACCGCATCCGTACGTTGTTTATTTTTCTCCGCAATGATGATCTGGCGAAGTTTGTTTTCTTCCTGTACTGCCAGCGATTCATCTGTTTTAATACGGACAGATGTGGATCTGAGGCGTTCCTCTTCACGCACCTTTATGATCTCTGCATTTTCGCGGGCACGGATGTTGTCGATCTCTCTTTTCTGCTTCTCTTCTTTCTCCGCCATTTGACGCTCCAGTTCAAGGATAGCTTCCCGTGCTTCCACGTCCTGCTTCTTGATCACTTTTTCTTCCTCCCGTTTGATCAGGTTCGCTTTGATATTTTGTTCCGCTGTGAGTTCGGTGATCTTTTTGATACCCTGTGAATCAAGGATGTTCTGTGCGCTCAGGAATTTCATTTCCGTTTGCTCCAGGTAGTCGATGGCACAGTCATCGAGGATATAGCCGTTCAGATCGGTACCGATGATGTTGAGGATCTCTGTTCTGAATTCACGGCGTGCTTCGTACAGTTCAATGAAATCAAATTTCTTACCAACGGTTTTCAGGGCTTCAGAGAACTTGGCCTCAAAAAGGTTGCGCAGCGTGTCTACATCACTGGCCCTTTCCGTGCCAATGATCTGTGCCACGTTCAGTACGTCGTCTATATTTTTGTTCACCCTCACAAAGAACGCTACTTTGATATCTGCACGGATATTATCCTTACAGATCAAACCATCCGTTTCCATCCGGTCGATCTGCAGTTTCTTAACGGAAATATCCATGATCTCCATTTTGTGCAAAATGGGGATCACGTACATACCTCTGTTAAAAGCCACTTTGCCGCCACCTACACCGGTACGTACAATAGCTTTGCCCTGAGGTATTTTCCGGTACCATGCAGCGAAGGCATACAGAATAATGAACAACAGAAAAACAACACCGCCAACAAACAGCAAGGTGATTCCTCCTAAAGCTCCCATAGTCTTGAATTTGATTTTAATGTTAAGATTGATGTATTTTCATTCAGGTAAAGAGAAGTATGCCTACACAATATTTGCCAGGTTAACTTCGGGCACTACGATATAATATTTTTTATCCGGCGATTCATCCATGATCATCACATCAGCATCGAAGCGGATGGCTTCACCGGTTTTGCTTTTTACGTTGATCCGCATTACATCCCCCTGCACTTTCAGTTCCGCGAACCCAATGGTATCGCCGGAGATGCTGGACAGCATGCGGGCATTACGGCCCAGCAGGTCCTGCGCCTCTTCTCCGTTATAGCCCATGGCGTGATATAATTTAATGAGTGGTTTGGTAGCGAAGCGGGTAATGATAAAAGCTACGAAAATAACGGGTAACAGGATGAAAACGGACATCCAGCCCCAGGTAACAAGGTTAAGCACAATGGACGAGGCCAGCGTAATAATCCAGGCTATTAGTT includes the following:
- a CDS encoding flotillin family protein; the encoded protein is MGALGGITLLFVGGVVFLLFIILYAFAAWYRKIPQGKAIVRTGVGGGKVAFNRGMYVIPILHKMEIMDISVKKLQIDRMETDGLICKDNIRADIKVAFFVRVNKNIDDVLNVAQIIGTERASDVDTLRNLFEAKFSEALKTVGKKFDFIELYEARREFRTEILNIIGTDLNGYILDDCAIDYLEQTEMKFLSAQNILDSQGIKKITELTAEQNIKANLIKREEEKVIKKQDVEAREAILELERQMAEKEEKQKREIDNIRARENAEIIKVREEERLRSTSVRIKTDESLAVQEENKLRQIIIAEKNKQRTDAVETERVEKDRALEATEREKIVTLAQIEKEKTLEVERKNIQDVIRDRVRLEKGVVEEQQGVKDLEAFRGVEREKTVGITKATQQAEEKLIYTVKAAEAEKKAAEEKAKQMVIDAEAKKESAIKEAEARKMLAEAQAREEAAVGLSEAEVMIAKAEATERQGIADANIIEKVAEARRKEGLSQAEVTKEKALAEAAGIEEKAEAMKKLDAVGKEHEEFKLLLTKEKDIALAQISIQKDIADAQAAVLGDALKSARIDIVGGETMFFQNIINQVSNAKGFDRLINESEHATHLKTALLGDGTNGGDLLVRIRDFADKYNISSNDIKNLTISSLLLKMQQNSTESDRSSLLNLAALANSLGISNKKL
- a CDS encoding OB-fold-containig protein, with the protein product MANIVELLFNPLSNAIMTVTTGVTVIYWIFNLIFGSVLGDGDLDADGIDTDVDVDTDADLDHGGDSSTWDKLLSFVNVGKVPFMIVLSVFKLIAWIITLASSIVLNLVTWGWMSVFILLPVIFVAFIITRFATKPLIKLYHAMGYNGEEAQDLLGRNARMLSSISGDTIGFAELKVQGDVMRINVKSKTGEAIRFDADVMIMDESPDKKYYIVVPEVNLANIV